The following are from one region of the Rosistilla carotiformis genome:
- a CDS encoding bifunctional acetate--CoA ligase family protein/GNAT family N-acetyltransferase: protein MTSKHLKKIFSPASVAVIGASEREESVGRLSLRNLIEGGFRGRIYPVNRNYESIQQLPSFPSVAAIPEVADLAIICTPAATVPEVVKQCGQAGIRGIIIQSAGFCEVGAEGARLQDEIVRVAKAFPGTKIIGPNCVGIISPHRHLNASLASEMPPAGNVAFISQSGALCTPILEWAIQQNVGFSQFVSIGNMADVTIADLIDYFAEDPWTESIVLYVESLTEARAFLSAARAFTQSKPIIAFKSGRFDASAAAAASHTGAMVGVDSAYEAAFARAGIVRANELDDLFDSAEFLARHPKPCGDRLAIVTNAGGPGVMATDALLQRNGKLAPLSDATIAALDAQLPAAWSRCNPVDVIGDASDQRYAATLQTVLRDPNVDAALVLLAPQATTDPSGVADAVIAAAKSTTKPVLASWMGCTRVAEGIRRLTQGGIPVYATPEKCVRVFMQLVRYGRNREMLCETPLEVPLTFPVDETERRKCVVDAGNARPDERTPLSEYESKLVLKNYGFRVAETEIARSQEEAVAIADRLGYPVVLKVYSPQIMHKTDVDGVELNLTNGDRVREAYQEIGRRVAQHRSDFEFGGVTVQPMVVASLSRELILGAKRDPVFGPVLLVGAGGITAELVQDCAMELPPLNERLARRMLESLQSWPLLTGYRGRRGVNVDLLVECLLRMSKMIVECPEIAEIDINPLMASDRDVIALDSRIILDGLTRQKASSRFAHLAIRPYPEEFIRNIELRDGTPVVLRPIKPEDEPMWHRLIESCSAETIQQRFRYMFRTATHAMASRFCFIDYDRELAIVVEVVEEGVKQIAGVARFVADADHYEAEFAILVADRWQGRGLGSLMTDKCLTICKRWNIQSVVAETAASNHRMIQMFQRRGFEIDRSKSFDTVMVKKSLVDSD, encoded by the coding sequence ATGACCTCAAAGCACCTGAAGAAGATCTTTTCACCGGCCAGCGTGGCGGTGATCGGTGCCAGTGAACGGGAGGAGAGTGTCGGCAGGTTGTCGCTGAGAAACCTGATCGAGGGCGGGTTCCGCGGGCGAATTTATCCCGTCAATCGCAACTACGAATCGATCCAACAGCTGCCCAGTTTCCCGTCGGTCGCGGCGATCCCCGAGGTGGCCGATCTGGCCATCATCTGCACCCCGGCGGCAACGGTTCCCGAAGTCGTCAAGCAGTGCGGCCAGGCGGGGATCCGCGGGATCATCATCCAATCGGCCGGCTTTTGCGAGGTTGGAGCCGAAGGGGCGCGGTTGCAAGACGAGATCGTGAGGGTCGCCAAAGCCTTTCCTGGGACAAAAATCATCGGTCCCAATTGTGTTGGCATCATCTCGCCGCATCGGCATCTCAACGCAAGCCTCGCCAGCGAGATGCCTCCGGCGGGCAACGTCGCTTTCATTTCGCAATCCGGGGCCCTCTGTACGCCGATCCTCGAATGGGCGATCCAGCAGAACGTCGGTTTCTCTCAGTTTGTCTCGATCGGAAACATGGCCGATGTGACCATCGCCGATTTGATCGACTATTTTGCGGAGGACCCGTGGACCGAGTCGATCGTGCTGTATGTCGAATCGTTGACCGAAGCCCGCGCGTTCCTCTCGGCCGCGCGAGCGTTCACGCAATCCAAACCGATCATCGCGTTTAAGTCGGGGCGTTTCGACGCGTCGGCGGCCGCAGCGGCATCGCATACCGGAGCGATGGTGGGTGTCGACAGCGCCTACGAAGCGGCATTCGCGCGGGCGGGAATCGTTCGCGCGAACGAACTGGACGACCTCTTCGACAGCGCCGAATTCTTGGCTCGCCACCCCAAGCCGTGCGGCGACCGGTTGGCGATTGTCACCAATGCGGGCGGCCCCGGCGTGATGGCAACCGACGCCTTGTTGCAGCGGAACGGAAAGCTGGCGCCGCTGTCCGACGCAACGATCGCCGCGTTGGACGCTCAATTGCCAGCCGCTTGGTCGCGCTGCAACCCGGTCGACGTGATCGGCGACGCGAGCGACCAACGCTACGCCGCCACCCTGCAAACCGTGCTCCGCGATCCGAACGTCGACGCGGCGTTGGTGTTGCTGGCACCGCAAGCGACCACCGATCCCAGCGGGGTTGCCGACGCGGTGATCGCCGCTGCCAAGTCGACGACCAAACCGGTCTTGGCGTCGTGGATGGGCTGCACTCGCGTGGCCGAAGGAATTCGGCGGCTGACGCAGGGGGGCATCCCGGTCTACGCGACGCCCGAAAAATGCGTGCGGGTGTTTATGCAGTTGGTGCGTTATGGCCGTAACCGCGAAATGTTGTGCGAAACGCCGTTGGAGGTGCCGCTGACCTTTCCGGTCGACGAAACGGAGCGGCGGAAATGTGTTGTCGACGCGGGCAACGCACGCCCCGACGAGCGGACACCGCTGAGCGAATACGAATCGAAGTTGGTGCTCAAGAACTATGGCTTTCGGGTCGCGGAGACCGAGATCGCTCGATCGCAGGAGGAGGCGGTGGCGATCGCCGATCGGCTCGGCTACCCCGTCGTCTTGAAAGTCTATTCGCCGCAGATCATGCACAAGACCGATGTCGATGGCGTCGAGTTGAATTTGACAAACGGCGACCGAGTGCGCGAGGCGTACCAAGAAATCGGTCGACGCGTAGCGCAACATCGGTCCGACTTTGAGTTCGGCGGCGTGACGGTGCAACCGATGGTTGTCGCTTCCCTTAGCCGTGAATTGATCCTCGGGGCAAAACGCGATCCCGTCTTTGGACCGGTGCTGTTGGTCGGTGCGGGAGGGATCACGGCGGAGTTGGTGCAAGATTGCGCGATGGAGTTGCCGCCGCTGAACGAACGACTCGCACGGCGGATGTTGGAATCGCTGCAATCGTGGCCTCTTTTAACAGGATACCGCGGACGTCGCGGCGTGAATGTCGATCTGTTGGTGGAATGCTTGTTGCGGATGTCCAAGATGATCGTCGAGTGTCCCGAGATCGCTGAAATCGATATTAACCCGTTGATGGCGAGCGACCGCGATGTGATCGCGCTCGATTCACGAATCATTCTCGACGGACTGACACGCCAGAAAGCGAGTTCACGATTCGCGCACTTGGCGATCCGCCCGTATCCCGAAGAATTCATTCGCAACATCGAACTCCGCGACGGCACTCCGGTCGTGCTGCGACCGATCAAACCCGAAGACGAACCGATGTGGCATCGGTTGATCGAAAGCTGTTCCGCCGAAACGATCCAGCAGCGCTTCCGTTACATGTTCCGCACCGCCACCCATGCGATGGCTTCTCGATTTTGTTTCATCGATTACGACCGCGAACTGGCGATCGTGGTGGAGGTGGTCGAAGAGGGGGTCAAGCAGATCGCGGGCGTTGCCCGGTTTGTCGCCGACGCCGATCACTATGAAGCGGAATTTGCAATCCTGGTTGCCGATCGCTGGCAGGGACGCGGGCTTGGGTCGTTGATGACCGACAAGTGCCTGACGATTTGCAAACGCTGGAACATCCAATCGGTCGTTGCTGAGACCGCCGCGTCGAACCATCGGATGATCCAAATGTTCCAGCGACGCGGTTTTGAGATCGATCGATCCAAATCGTTTGATACCGTGATGGTCAAGAAGAGCTTGGTCGATTCCGACTGA
- a CDS encoding sigma-54-dependent transcriptional regulator translates to MNPTPSARILIADDEPLYLRTTGELLRKAGYTCVCVADAGAALHALHEAPFDLILSDLNMPGNLKLELLHEGRGNWPQIPMIVITGVPSVPSAIESVRLGIADYLLKPVKFEDLLGSVRRALVQSSSTTKVEVAPTDDSRTLNERYPEIIARCPQMIELLDIVDRVAAVDTNILITGESGTGKEVIARAIHQHSARRENRFQVIDCTAIPESLFESALFGHIKGSFTGAVKDQVGLLNQCDRGTAFFDELGELPATSQAKLLRAIQEQTFTPVGQSTPVQVDTRFICATNRNLELEVAAGRFRRDLFYRLGVIHIELPPLRDRGDDVLLLAERFLPQLKPAGSSVSGFSDATLRCFQQYDWPGNIRELRNAIERATALARTDCVEVGDLPEAVRQAAQPGMRKTLDVAASVSGLENSSRDEAIENAEHAYLSSLLEKHAGNISQAAQQAGLSRQGMHKLLKKHGIAAADYRR, encoded by the coding sequence ATGAACCCAACCCCATCCGCACGGATCTTGATCGCCGACGACGAACCGCTGTATCTGCGGACGACCGGTGAACTGCTGCGCAAGGCCGGCTATACCTGCGTATGCGTCGCCGATGCAGGGGCCGCACTGCACGCGTTGCACGAGGCTCCGTTTGACCTAATCCTTTCGGATCTCAACATGCCCGGCAATCTGAAGCTGGAATTGCTGCACGAAGGGCGAGGGAACTGGCCTCAAATCCCAATGATCGTGATCACCGGCGTGCCGTCGGTCCCATCGGCAATTGAAAGTGTGCGGTTAGGCATCGCTGACTATCTATTGAAGCCGGTCAAATTCGAGGACCTGTTGGGGAGCGTTCGCCGCGCCCTGGTCCAATCCTCCTCGACAACCAAAGTTGAAGTCGCGCCGACCGACGATTCGCGGACGTTAAACGAACGGTACCCCGAGATCATCGCGCGCTGCCCGCAGATGATCGAACTGCTGGACATCGTCGACCGCGTCGCCGCTGTCGACACCAACATCTTGATCACTGGCGAAAGCGGCACGGGGAAGGAGGTGATCGCGAGGGCGATCCACCAACACAGCGCCCGCCGAGAGAATCGTTTCCAAGTGATCGATTGCACCGCGATCCCCGAATCGCTATTCGAATCGGCACTGTTTGGCCACATCAAAGGCTCGTTCACCGGTGCGGTGAAGGATCAGGTGGGGCTATTGAATCAGTGCGATCGGGGAACGGCGTTCTTCGACGAATTGGGAGAACTGCCCGCCACGTCGCAGGCGAAACTGCTTCGCGCGATCCAAGAGCAAACCTTCACGCCGGTTGGTCAGAGCACTCCCGTCCAAGTTGACACGCGATTCATCTGTGCCACCAACCGGAATCTGGAACTGGAAGTTGCCGCCGGACGCTTCCGCCGCGACCTCTTCTATCGCCTGGGTGTGATCCACATCGAACTCCCTCCGCTGCGCGACCGCGGCGACGACGTGCTGTTGCTGGCCGAGCGATTTCTTCCTCAACTGAAACCGGCCGGATCGTCGGTTTCGGGATTCTCCGATGCAACACTGCGGTGCTTCCAGCAATACGACTGGCCCGGCAATATCCGCGAACTGCGAAACGCTATCGAACGCGCCACGGCGCTGGCGCGGACCGATTGTGTTGAGGTCGGCGACCTCCCCGAAGCCGTCCGGCAAGCTGCCCAACCCGGGATGCGGAAAACGCTCGATGTGGCGGCTAGCGTGTCGGGACTGGAGAATTCATCGCGAGATGAAGCTATCGAAAACGCCGAACATGCCTACCTCTCTTCGTTGCTAGAGAAACATGCAGGCAACATTTCGCAGGCGGCTCAGCAAGCGGGGCTGTCGCGCCAGGGGATGCACAAGCTGCTGAAGAAGCATGGGATCGCTGCGGCGGATTATCGCAGATAG
- a CDS encoding PAS domain-containing sensor histidine kinase, which yields MKTKPELPSDARGEISNDYFRAIANYTYDWESWLSPSGRLLWVNAAVHRMTGYWPDECLAMTDYPLPMIVPEDRARISAMMHQAKAGQFGNDVEFRAIHRDGSIRWMAVSWQPMYDESGKHLGFRASARDFTERQKLRDQLRLHAEHLEQLVQERTARIAQLEMHRRKMEKLAALGQLAAGVAHEVNNPLAGIRNAFALIKGDMSPEHEHYELLELIDREIERISSITHQMYQLYRPSAQHKSLLTIEHTIADVVSLLEPVAKKYDVQLEFHPAKRPNEITLSEGEVKQILLNLIRNAIQASPAGENVSIAVESAGHSVRVEVSDRGEGIAPETLSQIFDPFFSTKTGQPRQGMGLGLSVSRSLIEAMGGSIEVDSQVGRGSKFIAVFPKE from the coding sequence ATGAAAACCAAGCCGGAACTACCATCCGACGCCCGTGGGGAGATTAGCAACGACTACTTCCGGGCGATTGCGAACTACACCTACGACTGGGAAAGTTGGCTCTCGCCATCGGGCCGATTGTTGTGGGTCAATGCAGCGGTCCATCGAATGACGGGGTATTGGCCCGACGAGTGTCTGGCGATGACCGATTACCCGTTGCCGATGATCGTACCGGAGGACCGCGCTCGGATCTCCGCGATGATGCATCAAGCGAAAGCGGGGCAGTTCGGAAACGATGTCGAATTTCGGGCCATCCATCGCGATGGAAGCATCCGTTGGATGGCGGTCTCATGGCAACCGATGTACGACGAATCGGGCAAGCACTTAGGTTTCCGAGCCAGTGCACGCGATTTCACCGAGCGACAGAAGCTGCGCGACCAACTGCGTCTGCACGCCGAGCACCTAGAACAGTTGGTGCAGGAGCGAACGGCGCGGATCGCTCAGCTGGAAATGCACCGCCGGAAGATGGAAAAGCTTGCCGCGTTGGGGCAATTAGCCGCTGGAGTTGCTCATGAAGTCAACAATCCGTTGGCGGGAATTCGCAACGCGTTTGCGCTGATCAAAGGCGACATGTCACCGGAGCACGAGCATTACGAACTGCTGGAACTGATCGACCGCGAGATCGAACGGATCAGCTCGATCACCCACCAAATGTACCAACTGTACCGACCCAGCGCGCAACATAAATCGCTGTTGACGATCGAACACACGATCGCCGATGTCGTGTCGCTGCTGGAACCCGTTGCAAAAAAATACGACGTTCAGCTGGAATTCCACCCAGCGAAGCGTCCGAACGAAATCACGCTTTCCGAAGGGGAGGTGAAACAAATCCTCTTGAATCTGATCCGCAACGCGATTCAAGCGTCTCCCGCGGGAGAAAATGTGTCGATTGCTGTCGAATCGGCCGGGCATTCGGTGCGGGTGGAGGTTTCGGATCGCGGCGAGGGGATCGCCCCGGAAACGTTGAGCCAGATCTTCGACCCATTTTTTAGCACTAAGACAGGGCAACCACGCCAGGGAATGGGGCTGGGATTGTCGGTCTCGCGGAGCCTGATCGAAGCGATGGGAGGTTCGATCGAAGTCGACAGCCAAGTCGGACGTGGATCAAAATTCATCGCGGTATTCCCAAAAGAATAA
- a CDS encoding cupin domain-containing protein produces MTIPHAKSGEIIAVGPLGSELPTAKTHALLKSDAMELLRMVLPAGKKIAEHKAPGEITVHCLEGKVEFTAMGKTHELTSGRLLHLPAAEPHALQAVEDSSLLVTILRRPADA; encoded by the coding sequence ATGACAATTCCCCACGCAAAATCTGGCGAGATCATCGCCGTCGGCCCCTTAGGGAGCGAGCTTCCCACGGCGAAGACCCACGCGCTGTTGAAGTCGGACGCGATGGAACTGTTGCGGATGGTCCTTCCCGCGGGGAAGAAGATCGCCGAACACAAGGCACCAGGCGAGATCACGGTCCATTGCCTGGAAGGGAAAGTGGAATTCACGGCGATGGGCAAGACACACGAACTGACATCGGGACGACTGTTGCACCTTCCTGCCGCCGAACCGCATGCGCTACAAGCTGTCGAAGACTCGTCGCTGCTGGTGACGATCTTACGTCGTCCGGCAGATGCGTAA
- a CDS encoding MBL fold metallo-hydrolase: protein MKKKLVSTDFSGQMIMLGTGTSVGVPAIGCGCDVCQSSNPKNNRTRCSVILGLPEGNLLIDTPPDLREQLLRERIGLVHAVAYTHEHADHLYGLDDLRLFPFYVGHPIPIYSEPLVQKRIYAAFDYAFADRDDTHPGARPSLTMLQIGLEPFDVLGSTVTPIRLRHGPHFDVLGFRVGNVAYCTDTNEIPDESWPLLEGLDVLIIDALRYTPHATHFSVDQAIEVARKTGAKQTYLTHICHELDHDIDDAKLPPGINLAYDGMRIPLT from the coding sequence GTGAAAAAGAAACTGGTCTCCACCGACTTTTCGGGCCAGATGATCATGCTGGGAACCGGAACCAGCGTCGGGGTTCCCGCGATCGGTTGTGGATGCGACGTCTGTCAGAGCTCGAATCCGAAGAACAATCGGACCCGATGTTCGGTCATCTTGGGGTTGCCCGAGGGGAATCTGTTGATCGACACCCCCCCCGATCTTCGCGAACAATTGCTCCGCGAGCGGATCGGGCTGGTTCACGCGGTCGCTTACACCCACGAACACGCCGACCATTTATATGGTCTCGACGACCTGCGGCTGTTCCCTTTTTATGTTGGTCATCCGATCCCGATCTACAGCGAACCGCTGGTTCAAAAGCGGATCTACGCCGCCTTCGACTACGCCTTCGCCGACCGCGACGACACGCATCCCGGAGCTCGCCCGTCGCTGACGATGCTGCAGATCGGGCTGGAACCGTTTGACGTTTTGGGGTCGACAGTGACGCCGATCCGCTTGCGTCACGGGCCGCACTTCGATGTTTTGGGCTTTCGCGTCGGCAACGTCGCCTATTGCACCGACACCAACGAGATCCCAGACGAGAGCTGGCCGCTGCTGGAAGGGCTCGATGTGTTGATCATCGACGCCCTCCGCTACACGCCTCACGCGACGCACTTTAGCGTCGATCAAGCGATCGAAGTCGCTCGCAAAACGGGAGCCAAGCAGACCTACCTGACGCACATCTGCCACGAATTGGATCACGACATCGACGACGCCAAACTGCCGCCGGGAATCAACCTCGCCTACGACGGGATGCGAATCCCACTGACGTAA
- a CDS encoding carboxylate-amine ligase, producing the protein MGKLHFNGNDSKTIGVEIELALVDAQTFALANRSDELINRLPPEFAGQYKPELMQNCVEINTGVCETVAQVRQDLAGKTKVLESTAEALGMRLWWGSTHPFSHWRDQVITPTERYQNLVVLLEEMARRMATFGLHVHIGVDSGDKAVMICDRIMQHLPTLLALSCSSPYWEDRDTGLHSHRSKIMEGLPTAGLPTLMRNWSEYVWLVNHMIETGFINSIREIWWDVRPHHNFGTVEVRVCDMPGSMDDVCALSALIQCLVKQLSDEIDEGTYQFDCHPMMVQQNKWRAARYGIDAGLVNTYSYEVQPVVEVADSLATWLKPIAQELGCEDELAEISRVARGPSWAQRQRDLFELSGDKKEVVRVLTDQSRLA; encoded by the coding sequence ATGGGTAAATTGCACTTCAACGGCAACGATTCGAAGACGATCGGCGTCGAAATCGAACTCGCATTAGTCGACGCCCAAACGTTTGCGTTGGCCAACCGATCGGACGAACTCATCAATCGTCTCCCCCCTGAATTTGCCGGTCAGTACAAACCCGAACTGATGCAAAATTGCGTCGAGATCAACACGGGTGTCTGCGAGACCGTAGCCCAAGTACGCCAGGACTTGGCCGGCAAAACCAAGGTGCTGGAATCGACAGCCGAGGCGTTGGGTATGCGGTTGTGGTGGGGATCGACGCATCCGTTCAGCCACTGGCGCGATCAAGTGATCACCCCAACCGAACGGTACCAAAACCTGGTCGTCCTGCTGGAAGAGATGGCCCGGCGGATGGCGACCTTCGGACTGCATGTCCATATCGGCGTCGATTCGGGAGACAAAGCGGTGATGATCTGCGACCGGATCATGCAGCACTTGCCGACCCTGTTGGCCCTCAGTTGCAGCAGTCCGTACTGGGAGGATCGCGATACCGGGCTGCATTCTCATCGCTCCAAGATCATGGAAGGGCTGCCGACCGCTGGCCTGCCGACGCTGATGCGGAACTGGAGCGAATACGTTTGGTTGGTCAACCACATGATCGAAACCGGGTTCATCAATTCGATCCGCGAGATCTGGTGGGACGTTCGTCCACACCATAATTTTGGCACCGTCGAGGTTCGCGTCTGCGATATGCCTGGCAGCATGGACGATGTTTGCGCGTTGTCGGCGCTGATCCAGTGCCTGGTCAAACAGCTGTCGGACGAGATCGACGAGGGGACCTACCAATTCGATTGCCATCCGATGATGGTCCAACAGAACAAATGGCGAGCCGCGCGCTATGGGATCGATGCCGGGCTGGTGAACACCTACAGCTACGAAGTCCAACCAGTGGTCGAGGTGGCCGACAGCTTGGCGACGTGGCTCAAACCGATCGCCCAAGAATTGGGCTGCGAGGACGAACTGGCAGAGATTTCCAGGGTCGCTCGAGGCCCCAGCTGGGCCCAACGACAGCGAGATCTATTCGAACTCAGCGGCGACAAAAAAGAGGTCGTCCGCGTTCTAACCGATCAATCGCGGCTCGCCTGA
- a CDS encoding sugar phosphate isomerase/epimerase family protein — protein MYKNFAAQGLGISGRQSELIELALTYGFRGLDIDLSDMYRRVQRSDFDRAARFLHAADVVVSGFDVPVNLDADDDAFAAQVAQLHPAAEVAGKLNAKVGSIVVPAATDRLPYHEYFEAITKRLNQIAECLAGQNIQLAVGFQAASELAEGKQFEFIRNVEGFLPLVKGAGDNIGFLIDTFNWFAGGGTLEELTALKPEKITSVRLSGISEEADAAAIKRADRTLPEICEAIDFVAIAKHLVSIKYSGPVSAYSAPGNVRGGTRETVGNKAQEALDAIFIGAGLTVAPRPMDTISDIVVDMMME, from the coding sequence GTGTACAAAAATTTCGCAGCACAGGGTTTAGGGATTTCGGGTCGCCAAAGTGAATTGATCGAGCTGGCACTCACCTACGGCTTCCGTGGACTGGACATCGATCTGAGCGACATGTACCGCCGCGTTCAACGCAGCGACTTCGATCGCGCAGCGCGCTTCCTGCATGCCGCCGATGTCGTCGTGAGTGGTTTTGATGTTCCCGTCAATCTCGATGCCGACGACGACGCCTTTGCCGCTCAAGTCGCTCAGTTGCATCCAGCGGCCGAAGTCGCGGGCAAATTGAACGCCAAGGTCGGCAGCATCGTCGTCCCTGCGGCAACCGATCGTTTGCCCTACCACGAGTACTTCGAAGCGATCACCAAGCGTTTGAATCAAATCGCCGAGTGCTTGGCTGGCCAGAACATCCAATTGGCCGTCGGTTTCCAAGCCGCTTCGGAATTGGCTGAAGGCAAGCAGTTCGAATTCATCCGCAATGTCGAAGGCTTCCTGCCACTGGTGAAAGGTGCTGGTGACAATATCGGCTTCCTGATCGACACTTTCAATTGGTTTGCTGGTGGCGGAACGCTGGAGGAATTGACCGCGTTGAAGCCAGAGAAAATCACTTCCGTTCGCCTGTCGGGCATCTCCGAAGAAGCCGACGCTGCAGCGATCAAGCGTGCCGACCGCACGTTGCCAGAAATCTGTGAAGCAATCGACTTTGTCGCAATCGCCAAGCACCTGGTTTCGATCAAATACAGCGGTCCTGTTTCGGCATACTCCGCCCCCGGCAACGTCCGTGGTGGAACGCGGGAAACCGTTGGCAACAAGGCGCAAGAAGCGTTGGATGCGATCTTCATCGGTGCGGGTCTGACCGTGGCACCTCGTCCCATGGACACCATCTCGGACATCGTTGTCGACATGATGATGGAATAA
- a CDS encoding sugar phosphate isomerase/epimerase family protein yields MKYNRRFAMGALAAGLAARWTHADEKPQSSDSPSPWGPLCVFAKPLQMLSFPELADLLVKQQWDGIEATVRKGGQVEPPQVGEQLPKLVDALAAKEKQVVLFASDINSVEQPLTEPTLREAAKLGIRYYRMSYYRYDLDRPILPQLDRFTRQVEQLVQLNREVGITALYQNHAGTRYCGAGMWDLYRIAADQPKEQLAVAFDIRHATVEAGLSWPIHWSMLREHVGALYCKDFRWNEAKVENVPLGSGLVSTSFYDRLRKDPIAGIPVSVHMEYIDHRDPQKAAQRIEAVADDRRAIRRLLGV; encoded by the coding sequence ATGAAATACAACCGACGCTTCGCGATGGGCGCACTCGCTGCAGGCCTCGCCGCTCGCTGGACTCACGCCGATGAAAAGCCGCAAAGTTCGGATTCGCCATCCCCATGGGGACCGTTGTGCGTCTTTGCCAAGCCGCTGCAGATGCTGAGTTTCCCGGAGCTGGCCGATCTGTTGGTTAAGCAGCAGTGGGATGGGATCGAAGCGACCGTTCGCAAGGGAGGCCAGGTGGAGCCGCCGCAGGTTGGGGAGCAATTGCCCAAGCTGGTCGATGCGTTGGCGGCAAAAGAGAAGCAGGTCGTGTTGTTCGCCAGCGATATCAACAGCGTCGAACAACCGCTGACCGAACCGACATTGCGGGAGGCGGCCAAGTTGGGGATCCGCTACTATCGAATGTCCTACTATCGATACGACCTCGATCGACCGATCTTGCCCCAGCTGGATCGATTCACTCGCCAGGTCGAACAGTTGGTACAGCTGAACCGCGAGGTGGGCATCACGGCGCTCTACCAGAATCACGCGGGGACGCGGTATTGCGGTGCGGGGATGTGGGATCTCTATCGGATTGCTGCCGACCAGCCAAAGGAACAATTGGCCGTCGCGTTCGACATCCGGCATGCTACCGTTGAAGCCGGGCTGTCGTGGCCGATACATTGGAGCATGTTGCGGGAACATGTCGGCGCGTTGTATTGCAAAGATTTTCGCTGGAACGAGGCGAAGGTGGAGAACGTTCCGTTGGGATCGGGACTGGTCTCCACCAGCTTTTATGATCGGCTGCGGAAAGATCCGATCGCGGGAATCCCCGTTTCGGTCCACATGGAATACATCGATCATCGCGATCCGCAAAAAGCGGCTCAGCGGATCGAAGCGGTCGCCGACGACCGTCGGGCGATCCGACGCCTGCTGGGAGTTTGA
- a CDS encoding M20 metallopeptidase family protein — protein MESKAPQQSAAWIGPLESAVEESLDGLFKLRRYLHQHPELSGEEFETTTHVARLIEGLPLPLRIADQRRGLTCELLAPDAASNLPRLALRADIDALPIQDAKQVDYHSTRDGVMHGCGHDVHTTMLYGALRVLHQMASRDQLPWPIAVRGIFQPAEETAVGARYMILNQALHDVAAIIGIHCDPSRSVGRIGISPGPLTANCDMFKVKFRGRGGHGARPHQTIDPIDAATQWVQSVYRSVSRAFDPHEATVISIGRFEAGNKANVIPDHAVLEGTLRTFHSGARASALETIAKISEALTMATGCLVDFELGFSAPAVVNDPHLVDVVTHAAQQTLGDHAVEPIPRPSMGSEDFSYYLEHIPGAMFRLGTCSEQIGQEPLHSPHFDIDQRAIAGGVRLLAATVIEYFDPHRNG, from the coding sequence GTGGAATCCAAGGCACCGCAGCAATCCGCCGCCTGGATAGGGCCGCTTGAATCCGCCGTTGAAGAGTCGCTTGATGGGCTGTTCAAGCTGCGGCGTTATTTGCACCAACACCCGGAACTTTCGGGTGAAGAGTTCGAAACGACGACCCACGTTGCCCGGCTGATCGAAGGGCTCCCGCTTCCGCTGAGAATCGCGGATCAACGCCGCGGCCTTACTTGCGAATTGCTCGCCCCCGATGCGGCAAGCAATCTACCTCGATTGGCGCTGCGAGCGGACATCGACGCGCTGCCGATCCAAGACGCCAAGCAGGTCGATTACCACAGCACCCGCGACGGCGTCATGCACGGGTGCGGTCACGACGTCCACACGACGATGCTCTACGGAGCGTTGCGCGTGCTTCACCAAATGGCGTCGCGCGATCAATTGCCTTGGCCGATCGCCGTGCGTGGCATCTTCCAACCCGCCGAAGAGACCGCTGTCGGCGCGCGGTACATGATCCTGAACCAGGCATTGCATGATGTCGCGGCGATCATCGGAATCCATTGCGACCCCAGTCGCAGTGTCGGCCGGATCGGAATTAGCCCCGGCCCGCTGACAGCGAATTGCGACATGTTTAAGGTCAAGTTTCGGGGGCGTGGCGGCCACGGCGCTCGACCTCATCAAACGATCGACCCCATTGATGCGGCAACGCAGTGGGTGCAATCGGTCTACCGTTCGGTCTCCCGCGCGTTCGATCCCCACGAAGCGACGGTGATCTCGATTGGCCGCTTTGAAGCGGGCAATAAAGCGAATGTGATCCCCGACCACGCCGTTCTCGAAGGAACGTTGCGTACGTTCCATTCCGGCGCACGGGCCTCGGCTCTGGAGACGATCGCCAAGATCAGCGAAGCATTGACCATGGCGACAGGCTGCCTGGTCGACTTTGAACTCGGCTTTTCCGCGCCAGCAGTCGTCAACGATCCTCACCTGGTCGACGTTGTCACCCACGCGGCACAGCAAACCCTGGGCGATCACGCGGTTGAACCGATCCCCCGTCCCAGCATGGGAAGCGAAGACTTTTCTTATTACCTGGAGCACATTCCCGGCGCGATGTTCCGGTTGGGAACGTGTAGCGAACAAATCGGGCAAGAGCCGCTGCATTCGCCCCATTTCGATATCGACCAACGAGCGATCGCCGGTGGTGTACGATTATTAGCAGCGACGGTGATCGAATATTTTGATCCCCATCGCAACGGCTGA